In one Granulicella aggregans genomic region, the following are encoded:
- a CDS encoding isocitrate/isopropylmalate dehydrogenase family protein, with the protein MATETKRTHKITLIPGDGIGPEVSGAVVKILETAGAATGVSFDWHTYDAGADAFAKTGEYIPKALYESIEQNKVALKGPVTTPIGGGFASINVTLRKKFDLYSNFRPIKNLPGLKTNYPGVDLIIVRENTEDLYAGLELMIVPGVAQSLKIITEKGSTRISKFAFEYARKFGRKKIHAIHKANIMKVTDGLFLDCARKVAAGFPEITYAEHIVDNTCMQLVMNPYQYDVILTENLYGDILSDLCSAFVGGLGLVPGANLGVDCAIFEAVHGSAPDIAGKDMANPTALLQSAILMLRHIDEAETADLVQKALENVYAEGNTLTKDVGGTSGTKAFADAVVAAL; encoded by the coding sequence ATGGCAACGGAAACGAAGCGGACGCACAAGATTACGTTGATCCCGGGCGACGGTATTGGACCGGAGGTTTCGGGCGCGGTGGTGAAGATTCTGGAGACGGCTGGCGCAGCTACCGGCGTGAGCTTCGACTGGCACACCTACGATGCCGGGGCCGATGCGTTCGCGAAGACCGGCGAGTACATCCCGAAGGCGCTCTACGAGTCGATCGAGCAGAACAAGGTCGCGCTGAAGGGACCCGTGACGACGCCGATTGGCGGCGGGTTCGCGTCGATCAATGTGACGCTGCGTAAGAAGTTTGACCTGTATTCAAACTTCCGTCCGATCAAGAATCTGCCCGGCCTGAAGACGAACTATCCGGGCGTGGACCTGATCATCGTCCGCGAGAATACGGAAGATTTGTACGCCGGACTTGAGCTGATGATTGTGCCCGGAGTGGCGCAGTCCTTGAAGATCATCACAGAAAAGGGATCGACGCGGATCTCGAAGTTTGCGTTTGAGTATGCGCGAAAGTTTGGCCGGAAGAAGATCCACGCTATCCATAAGGCGAACATCATGAAGGTGACCGATGGTCTGTTCCTCGATTGCGCGCGCAAGGTTGCGGCGGGATTCCCCGAGATCACTTACGCGGAGCACATCGTCGACAACACCTGCATGCAGCTGGTAATGAATCCGTATCAGTACGACGTCATTCTTACGGAGAATCTGTACGGCGATATCCTCTCCGATCTCTGCTCGGCGTTTGTGGGCGGGCTTGGTCTGGTTCCGGGAGCGAACCTGGGGGTGGACTGCGCGATCTTCGAAGCGGTGCATGGCTCTGCGCCCGACATCGCGGGCAAGGACATGGCGAACCCGACAGCACTGCTCCAATCGGCGATCCTGATGCTGCGCCATATCGACGAGGCCGAAACCGCGGACCTGGTACAGAAGGCGCTCGAGAACGTCTACGCAGAGGGCAATACGCTCACGAAAGATGTCGGCGGAACGAGTGGGACAAAGGCCTTTGCGGATGCGGTTGTGGCAGCGCTTTAG
- a CDS encoding antibiotic biosynthesis monooxygenase family protein: MQIVWEFIVREESVEEFQAAYGPQGSWVKLFERAEGFLGTVLLRSDQAQNKFLTIDRWKDVASYKNFRQIFAAEYAELDAQLDKLTISETRIGAFEELD; this comes from the coding sequence ATGCAGATTGTGTGGGAGTTCATTGTCCGCGAGGAGTCGGTCGAGGAGTTCCAGGCGGCGTATGGGCCACAGGGCAGTTGGGTGAAGCTGTTCGAACGGGCAGAAGGATTTCTCGGGACGGTGCTGCTGCGTTCGGACCAGGCCCAGAATAAGTTCCTGACCATCGACCGATGGAAGGATGTTGCGAGCTACAAGAATTTCAGACAAATCTTCGCTGCCGAGTACGCGGAGCTTGATGCTCAGCTGGATAAGCTGACGATCTCCGAGACCCGGATTGGGGCATTCGAAGAGCTTGATTGA
- the pstS gene encoding phosphate ABC transporter substrate-binding protein PstS has product MRQSTGGVYSSTMRPSSSAPCITSFPGCNNVCILRRLAIVALALAFGLSAPAQTPETLSGIRTIQISALGNGPQARAMQERIAERLNKSGRLHAVTAAQASDAVLRGTSTLWASGRVSLNPRSHSVSSVNYQGYLSVELVDAGGQPLWSYLVTPSRFSMSGVADDLADQVASHLLSVVKSGAASAPAVGSTAHAVALHGAGATFPAPLYQRWFESSGQNVSYDANGSEAGLQMLTSGKADFAASDMPLSDQDSHSAHVRQFATVLGGVVPIYNLPGAGRDLNLTPEVLAGIYSGAIRKWNDPRIRAINHALKLPNAEIAVIHRSEGSGTTFVWSSFLSAASPEWKSSVGAGPHVAWPVGSGAKGNEGVAELVKKTEHSIGYVELTFAIQHQLNYAAVKNSAGQFIKADLASITAAAAGVPVTANQSLPLSILNAPGKNAYPISTFTWIMVPEQVSDSQERTALADLLNWMLTSGQKQCSALGYAPLPHEVAVRELQAISTLK; this is encoded by the coding sequence ATGCGGCAATCCACTGGCGGAGTCTATAGTTCCACCATGCGACCGTCGTCATCTGCGCCCTGCATCACTTCCTTTCCAGGTTGCAACAATGTATGTATCCTGCGCCGGCTGGCAATCGTCGCGCTCGCGCTCGCGTTCGGACTGTCGGCACCCGCGCAGACGCCAGAGACGTTGAGCGGCATTCGCACGATACAGATCTCGGCTCTGGGCAACGGCCCCCAGGCCCGGGCGATGCAAGAGAGAATCGCCGAGCGCCTGAACAAGAGCGGCCGGCTGCACGCCGTTACCGCCGCTCAGGCTTCGGACGCCGTTTTGCGGGGTACTTCGACTCTCTGGGCCAGCGGCAGGGTCTCACTCAATCCGCGCTCGCACAGCGTGAGCAGCGTCAACTACCAGGGCTACCTCTCTGTGGAACTGGTGGACGCTGGTGGCCAGCCCCTCTGGTCTTACCTGGTCACTCCCAGCCGTTTTTCCATGAGCGGCGTTGCGGACGATCTTGCCGACCAGGTCGCCTCGCATCTCCTCAGCGTGGTGAAGTCAGGTGCAGCCAGTGCGCCGGCTGTGGGGAGCACCGCACACGCCGTGGCCCTTCATGGTGCTGGAGCTACATTTCCCGCTCCGCTCTATCAGAGATGGTTTGAATCGTCCGGCCAGAACGTAAGCTATGACGCGAACGGTTCAGAGGCTGGCCTGCAGATGCTGACAAGCGGTAAGGCGGACTTTGCGGCTTCCGATATGCCTTTGAGCGACCAGGATTCCCATAGCGCCCACGTTCGTCAATTTGCGACGGTGCTGGGAGGAGTGGTGCCGATCTATAACCTTCCCGGGGCCGGGCGGGATTTGAACCTGACTCCAGAGGTGCTGGCCGGAATCTACTCCGGCGCGATCCGCAAGTGGAACGATCCCCGCATCCGTGCGATCAACCACGCACTGAAGCTGCCCAACGCGGAGATCGCCGTTATCCATCGCTCGGAGGGCAGCGGAACCACTTTTGTCTGGTCGAGCTTTCTGTCTGCGGCCAGCCCTGAATGGAAGAGCTCCGTGGGAGCGGGACCGCATGTGGCATGGCCGGTGGGCTCTGGTGCCAAAGGCAACGAAGGCGTGGCCGAGCTGGTCAAGAAGACAGAGCACTCCATTGGCTATGTGGAACTGACTTTTGCCATCCAGCATCAGCTCAACTATGCGGCGGTAAAGAACTCCGCAGGGCAATTCATCAAGGCGGATCTCGCCAGCATCACAGCTGCGGCGGCTGGAGTGCCGGTCACCGCCAATCAAAGCCTGCCACTGTCGATCCTCAACGCTCCCGGTAAAAATGCGTATCCCATCAGCACCTTTACCTGGATCATGGTTCCGGAACAGGTCTCGGACTCACAGGAGCGGACGGCCCTTGCGGACCTGCTGAACTGGATGCTGACCTCCGGGCAGAAACAGTGTTCCGCGCTTGGCTATGCTCCGCTGCCGCATGAAGTGGCGGTACGCGAACTGCAGGCCATCTCCACCTTGAAGTAG
- the asd gene encoding aspartate-semialdehyde dehydrogenase, which yields MERRNVGILGATGMVGQRFIQLLHNHPWFNITWLAASDRSQGKTYGDACKWKLDTPLPKHIAEMIVQPNVPEGATGELPHIIFAALDSDIAKELEPKFAASGCAVISNSSAFRMAADVPLVVPEVNGDHLDMIEQQSWRKESGGYIVTNPNCSAIGLVLALKPLETKFGIESIFVSTMQAVSGAGYPGVPSLDILGNVIPFIKNEEEKLQEEVAKLLGTIRGGAFEMLDTKVSAHCNRVAVEDGHTECVSIKFKKKATREEILAAWAEFDPLHGQHLPTAPDNPVQFEDAPDRPQPRLDRMRGGGMAATVGRLRECPLLDWKFVVLSHNTIRGAAGAAVLNAEVLARLGKLKPVKPAVPVAVLV from the coding sequence ATGGAACGTAGAAATGTCGGTATTTTAGGCGCGACCGGGATGGTCGGCCAGAGATTCATCCAACTGCTACACAATCATCCGTGGTTCAACATCACGTGGCTCGCCGCGAGCGATCGCAGCCAGGGCAAGACGTATGGCGATGCGTGCAAGTGGAAGCTCGACACGCCGCTGCCAAAACACATTGCGGAGATGATTGTTCAGCCGAATGTGCCTGAAGGCGCGACCGGAGAGCTGCCGCATATTATCTTTGCGGCGCTCGATTCGGACATCGCCAAAGAGCTGGAGCCGAAGTTTGCCGCATCGGGCTGCGCTGTAATCTCTAACTCGAGCGCTTTCCGGATGGCTGCGGATGTGCCTCTCGTGGTGCCTGAGGTGAACGGCGACCATCTCGACATGATCGAGCAGCAGAGCTGGCGCAAGGAGTCGGGCGGGTACATTGTGACCAACCCGAACTGCTCGGCCATTGGCCTCGTGCTGGCGCTAAAGCCGCTGGAGACGAAGTTCGGCATTGAGAGCATCTTTGTGAGCACGATGCAGGCGGTGAGCGGAGCCGGATATCCCGGCGTGCCTTCGCTGGACATCCTTGGCAATGTGATTCCCTTCATCAAGAACGAAGAGGAGAAGCTCCAGGAAGAGGTCGCGAAGCTGCTAGGTACTATTCGTGGCGGTGCCTTTGAGATGCTGGACACGAAGGTGAGCGCGCACTGCAACCGCGTGGCGGTAGAAGATGGCCATACTGAGTGCGTCAGCATCAAGTTCAAGAAGAAGGCCACGCGCGAGGAGATTCTTGCCGCGTGGGCGGAGTTTGATCCGCTGCACGGTCAGCATCTGCCGACGGCTCCTGATAATCCAGTTCAATTTGAAGACGCTCCCGACCGGCCGCAGCCACGGCTCGACCGCATGCGCGGTGGCGGCATGGCGGCGACGGTGGGTCGGCTGCGCGAGTGCCCGTTGCTCGACTGGAAGTTCGTAGTGCTCTCGCACAATACGATTCGCGGAGCGGCTGGAGCGGCTGTTTTGAACGCCGAGGTGCTGGCGCGGCTGGGCAAGCTGAAGCCGGTGAAGCCTGCGGTGCCCGTGGCGGTGCTCGTATGA
- a CDS encoding lysylphosphatidylglycerol synthase transmembrane domain-containing protein, protein MKNRSGISWFAALIVLVLVVLIFRGRIHFDWAAFWSGLKHVDWRPITAGVALVYATYWMRSARWAVLVRPTKHIGLFATVASQFIGFTAVGLFGRLADLTRPYLIAKKVELSLSSQIAVYTIERMFDLGSAAMIFSAALAFTPKDMPHHEVFVRTGLFSLAGTLVLAVFALVVRLAGGAVAAFARGVLGRVSKGAAESLSDKILEFRNGLNALSSFGEFAVVTVISLVMWAGIGLAYVETLHGFVDTPGLATISYPQTMLLMGASIGGSLLQLPIVGWFTQIAVTAAAMRTFYGVSVESATACGAVLLAVLSLSILPTGLVLAQVERVSLKKVANESGAAAESNVS, encoded by the coding sequence ATGAAGAATCGCAGTGGGATCTCGTGGTTTGCGGCGCTGATTGTTTTGGTGCTGGTGGTGCTGATCTTCCGGGGAAGAATCCACTTCGATTGGGCGGCTTTCTGGTCGGGGTTGAAGCATGTGGATTGGCGGCCAATTACGGCCGGAGTGGCGCTGGTCTACGCGACGTACTGGATGCGGTCGGCGCGGTGGGCGGTGCTCGTCAGGCCCACAAAGCATATCGGACTGTTCGCAACCGTCGCCTCGCAATTCATCGGCTTCACGGCGGTGGGGTTGTTTGGGCGGCTGGCTGATCTGACGCGTCCCTACCTGATTGCAAAGAAGGTGGAGCTTTCGCTGAGCTCGCAGATTGCGGTGTATACGATCGAACGAATGTTCGACCTGGGCTCAGCCGCGATGATCTTTTCCGCCGCGTTGGCGTTCACTCCGAAAGACATGCCGCACCATGAGGTCTTCGTCCGGACGGGGCTGTTTAGTCTGGCGGGGACGCTGGTGCTGGCCGTCTTCGCGCTGGTGGTGCGGTTGGCCGGCGGGGCAGTCGCAGCGTTCGCGCGGGGTGTGCTGGGACGTGTCTCGAAGGGCGCTGCAGAGAGCCTCAGCGACAAGATCCTCGAGTTTCGCAATGGTCTGAATGCGCTGTCTTCGTTTGGCGAGTTTGCTGTGGTCACGGTGATCTCGCTGGTGATGTGGGCAGGAATTGGGCTGGCTTACGTGGAGACGCTGCATGGGTTCGTGGACACTCCGGGGCTGGCTACGATCAGCTACCCCCAGACGATGCTGCTGATGGGAGCGAGCATCGGGGGGTCGCTGCTGCAGTTGCCGATCGTAGGCTGGTTTACGCAGATTGCGGTGACGGCAGCGGCGATGCGGACCTTCTACGGAGTTTCAGTCGAGTCGGCGACGGCGTGTGGAGCGGTATTGCTGGCTGTGCTTTCGTTGAGCATCCTGCCGACGGGTCTGGTGCTGGCGCAGGTGGAACGAGTGAGTCTGAAAAAAGTGGCGAACGAGAGCGGAGCCGCGGCGGAGAGCAATGTAAGCTGA
- a CDS encoding beta-sandwich domain-containing protein — translation MRMKHGGIFVAAVVVALGVAGCKSKPADTPASTIEMQAYPAADQSVAPDIATLGSVDGVVKLTGKAPASVKIDMTMDPACGMSPGGDSNMSEQYAVHNGDLANVFIYVKDGPKGAFTMPPSFGPAVVMDQKGCRYTPHVIALRKGGSVEFRNSDITMHNIHTMPTAPGSSSIDISQSPKGESQTKQFNQVETMIPVRCNNHPWMNAFINVSETPFYAVTDADGKFSLKGLPAGDYTLAAVHEKLGEQTIKVTVKALGTADAKFTFAAK, via the coding sequence ATGCGGATGAAGCATGGCGGGATCTTTGTAGCGGCGGTTGTGGTTGCTCTAGGAGTTGCGGGATGCAAGTCGAAGCCTGCGGACACCCCTGCTAGTACGATTGAGATGCAGGCATACCCCGCGGCCGATCAATCAGTGGCTCCGGATATTGCAACGTTGGGCTCGGTTGACGGCGTGGTGAAGCTGACGGGCAAGGCTCCTGCATCCGTGAAGATCGACATGACCATGGATCCGGCGTGCGGTATGAGTCCAGGCGGCGACAGCAATATGTCCGAGCAGTACGCGGTGCATAATGGAGACCTGGCCAACGTATTCATCTACGTCAAGGACGGCCCAAAGGGCGCGTTCACCATGCCTCCCTCCTTCGGGCCGGCCGTGGTAATGGACCAGAAGGGATGCCGGTATACGCCCCATGTGATCGCGCTGCGCAAGGGCGGGTCGGTGGAGTTCCGTAACTCCGACATCACCATGCACAACATCCACACCATGCCCACGGCTCCGGGAAGCTCGTCGATCGACATCTCGCAGTCGCCCAAGGGAGAGTCGCAGACCAAGCAGTTCAACCAGGTCGAGACGATGATCCCGGTGCGCTGCAACAACCATCCGTGGATGAATGCGTTCATCAACGTCAGCGAGACGCCGTTCTATGCCGTGACGGATGCGGACGGGAAGTTCTCACTGAAGGGCCTGCCGGCCGGGGATTACACGCTGGCAGCGGTGCATGAGAAGCTGGGCGAGCAGACGATCAAGGTGACGGTAAAGGCGCTAGGGACGGCGGACGCGAAGTTTACGTTTGCAGCGAAGTAA
- the gnd gene encoding phosphogluconate dehydrogenase (NAD(+)-dependent, decarboxylating), producing the protein MQLAMVGLGRMGANMVKRLAKNGHECVVFDRSAETVANLAKEDGVTGASSMEDLIGKLAKPRAIWLMIPAGVVEQTIEEIAPHLEPGDILIDGGNSYYIDDIARAKMLAEKGIEYVDVGTSGGVWGLERGYCMMIGGSKAIVEHLDPIFKTIAPGPGTIDRTPGRPTGVGTAEDGYLYCGPNGAGHFTKMVHNGIEYGMMAAYAEGLAVLKAANIGKHVHEVDAETTPLRDPEHYQYEFDLPEITEVWRRGSVIASWLLDLTATALIDDPEMSKFGGRVSDSGEGRWTIKAAIDEGVPTPVLTASLYERFSSRGNSLFSDKLLSAMRFQFGGHHEVPAAK; encoded by the coding sequence ATGCAACTTGCAATGGTAGGGCTCGGCAGAATGGGCGCGAACATGGTCAAACGTCTCGCGAAGAACGGCCACGAGTGCGTCGTGTTCGACAGAAGTGCGGAGACGGTCGCGAATCTCGCGAAGGAAGACGGCGTCACCGGTGCCTCGTCGATGGAGGACCTGATCGGCAAGCTGGCCAAGCCACGCGCTATCTGGCTGATGATTCCTGCCGGCGTCGTCGAGCAGACCATCGAAGAGATCGCCCCGCACCTCGAACCCGGCGACATCCTCATCGATGGCGGCAACTCCTATTACATTGACGATATTGCGCGCGCGAAGATGCTCGCCGAGAAGGGCATCGAGTACGTCGACGTTGGCACCAGCGGCGGCGTCTGGGGCCTCGAGCGCGGTTATTGCATGATGATCGGCGGCAGCAAAGCGATCGTCGAGCACCTCGACCCTATCTTCAAGACCATCGCCCCCGGCCCTGGCACCATCGACCGCACCCCCGGCCGCCCGACCGGCGTCGGCACCGCTGAGGATGGCTATCTCTACTGCGGCCCCAACGGCGCGGGCCACTTCACCAAGATGGTGCACAATGGTATCGAGTACGGCATGATGGCCGCTTATGCGGAAGGCCTTGCCGTGCTGAAGGCCGCAAACATAGGAAAGCACGTCCACGAGGTTGATGCCGAGACCACGCCCTTGCGCGATCCGGAGCACTATCAGTACGAGTTCGATCTCCCCGAGATCACCGAAGTCTGGCGTCGCGGCAGCGTCATCGCTTCGTGGCTCCTCGATCTCACCGCGACCGCTCTCATCGACGACCCGGAGATGTCGAAGTTCGGCGGCCGCGTCTCCGACTCCGGCGAAGGCCGTTGGACGATCAAGGCCGCAATCGACGAAGGCGTACCTACCCCGGTTCTCACCGCATCTCTCTATGAGCGCTTCAGCTCGCGGGGCAACTCCTTGTTCTCCGATAAGCTGCTCTCGGCGATGCGTTTTCAGTTCGGCGGACACCACGAAGTACCCGCAGCGAAGTAG
- a CDS encoding Cof-type HAD-IIB family hydrolase: MSEQKLPRMIAIDVDGTLLGAEGKVSPRNRAALQAANEAGINVVIATGRRHSYAMKVLRSLDLHGEQALVSSNGAVTRTVGARLIDRTFLPLETSLWLCKQLDEFRNALVVTFDMVQPDGEDARGALVVEELEDLHGSIGKWMEANSAYIEQAVPIENVLQREGEKGNAPIQMMVCGRIERMRRAEARLLEDPSVFMAEVSSPELRADAKVTLSRTEYPDRDLSLLDILPAGCSKGVALLRLAASMGIEADEMMAIGDNWNDLSMLEIAGWPVLMGNAPQDLKEMARARGWAIGGHHLEDGVADAIDEVLSLQRTEDEYDARALSGSL; this comes from the coding sequence GTGAGTGAGCAAAAGTTACCGCGAATGATCGCGATCGATGTAGACGGCACGCTGCTGGGTGCCGAGGGCAAGGTGAGCCCCCGGAACAGGGCAGCGTTGCAGGCGGCGAACGAGGCCGGGATCAATGTGGTGATCGCGACCGGGCGGCGTCACTCCTATGCCATGAAGGTACTGCGCAGCCTCGATCTGCATGGCGAGCAGGCGCTTGTGAGTTCGAACGGAGCGGTGACGCGAACTGTGGGAGCGAGGCTGATCGACCGGACGTTCCTGCCGCTCGAGACTTCGCTGTGGCTGTGCAAACAACTAGATGAGTTTCGGAATGCGCTAGTGGTGACCTTCGACATGGTGCAGCCGGATGGCGAGGATGCGCGCGGCGCGCTGGTCGTCGAGGAGTTGGAAGACCTGCACGGCAGCATCGGCAAGTGGATGGAGGCGAACTCCGCTTACATCGAGCAGGCGGTTCCAATCGAGAATGTGCTCCAGCGCGAGGGTGAGAAGGGCAATGCTCCGATCCAGATGATGGTGTGCGGACGGATCGAGCGGATGCGGCGGGCCGAGGCCCGTCTGCTTGAAGATCCGAGCGTGTTTATGGCGGAGGTCTCCTCACCGGAGTTGCGCGCAGATGCGAAAGTGACGCTAAGCCGTACCGAGTATCCTGACCGCGACCTGAGCCTGCTGGATATCTTGCCGGCGGGGTGCTCGAAGGGCGTCGCGCTGCTGCGGCTGGCGGCCTCGATGGGCATTGAAGCTGACGAGATGATGGCGATTGGGGACAACTGGAACGATCTCTCGATGCTGGAGATCGCGGGCTGGCCGGTGCTGATGGGGAACGCTCCGCAGGACCTGAAGGAGATGGCGCGGGCGCGGGGATGGGCGATCGGTGGACATCATCTGGAGGACGGGGTGGCCGACGCGATCGACGAGGTACTTTCGTTGCAGAGGACGGAAGATGAGTACGATGCGCGGGCCCTGAGTGGTAGCCTGTGA
- the nrdR gene encoding transcriptional regulator NrdR produces MRCPYCGFAQDRVVDSRESKEADSIRRRRECEGCNKRFTTYERIDEIPYMVVKKDGRREKFDRQKVLSGLLHACEKRPVAAIKLEQIVDSTEAFVVDSPERERSTSEVGELIMAQLKEIDTVAYIRFASVYRDFKDVREFKAELEQLLGGDSRKRK; encoded by the coding sequence ATGAGATGTCCTTACTGTGGATTTGCGCAAGACCGGGTCGTGGACTCACGCGAGAGTAAAGAGGCGGATTCGATCCGCCGGCGGCGTGAGTGTGAAGGGTGCAACAAGCGTTTCACGACGTATGAACGCATCGATGAAATTCCCTACATGGTGGTGAAGAAGGACGGGCGGCGGGAGAAGTTCGACCGCCAGAAGGTCCTGAGCGGTCTGCTGCACGCGTGCGAGAAACGTCCAGTTGCGGCGATCAAGCTGGAGCAGATCGTCGATTCGACCGAGGCGTTTGTCGTCGATTCGCCGGAGCGCGAGCGGTCTACGAGCGAGGTAGGCGAACTGATTATGGCGCAGTTGAAGGAGATCGATACCGTGGCTTACATTCGGTTTGCCAGCGTGTATCGGGATTTCAAGGACGTGCGTGAGTTCAAGGCGGAGCTGGAGCAGTTGCTGGGCGGGGACTCGCGGAAGCGGAAGTAG
- the lysC gene encoding lysine-sensitive aspartokinase 3: MSTAREHVVVMKFGGTSVEDATAMRRTAAIVEGRRKKGLQAAVVVSAMAKVTDLMIASGAAAGRGDRVGALAISERLRTRHLDTAAQLLQGDRFVKLRPAIEGEFDALDDLLRGIAAVGELTPRTADLVVSFGERLSSRIVAEAFDQHGLNGAHVDARTCIITDSTYGKAVPQEDAIEAKLAELVLPLLEAGKTPVMGGFIGSNEQGITTTLGRGGSDYTAALVGGGLHAGAIEIWTDVNGIMTTDPRICPDALRVKTISFEEAAELAYFGAKVLHPATILPAVQKSIPVWVLNSRNAENEGTKITAMAPPCASPFKSIAAKKRLTIIDVVASRMLMSHGYLKAVFDVFDKYQCAIDMVSTSEVSISLTVDSNQRLPEICAELSKIADVKLEGNKALICMVGEDIRGHNGIAGRVFSAVSHVNVRMISQGASEINMSFMIDEEDVEEAIKSLHQVFFTTVDETVFDVAARSAVVPI, from the coding sequence ATGAGCACAGCGCGCGAACATGTTGTCGTGATGAAGTTCGGTGGTACGTCGGTCGAAGATGCTACGGCGATGCGACGGACTGCTGCGATCGTCGAAGGCAGACGAAAGAAAGGTCTGCAGGCGGCAGTAGTTGTCTCCGCGATGGCAAAGGTCACCGACCTCATGATCGCGAGCGGCGCAGCTGCGGGACGAGGCGATCGCGTGGGAGCGTTGGCCATCAGCGAGCGGCTGCGGACACGCCATCTTGATACAGCAGCGCAGCTGCTGCAGGGTGACCGCTTCGTAAAGCTGCGGCCAGCGATTGAAGGCGAGTTCGATGCTCTCGATGACTTGCTTCGCGGAATTGCTGCAGTGGGTGAGTTGACCCCACGGACGGCTGACCTTGTCGTCAGCTTTGGCGAACGCCTTTCGAGCCGCATTGTGGCCGAGGCCTTCGACCAGCATGGCTTGAATGGCGCTCACGTAGACGCGCGAACCTGCATCATCACCGACAGCACGTACGGCAAGGCCGTGCCGCAGGAAGACGCGATTGAAGCGAAGTTGGCGGAGCTTGTTCTACCGCTGCTCGAGGCTGGGAAGACGCCGGTGATGGGCGGCTTTATCGGCTCGAACGAGCAAGGCATCACGACCACGCTTGGCCGCGGCGGCAGCGACTACACGGCTGCGCTCGTCGGTGGCGGCCTTCATGCCGGCGCGATTGAGATCTGGACAGACGTGAACGGCATCATGACGACCGATCCGCGCATCTGCCCGGATGCGCTGCGCGTAAAGACGATCAGCTTTGAAGAGGCAGCGGAGCTCGCCTACTTTGGGGCGAAGGTGCTGCATCCGGCGACCATCCTTCCTGCCGTGCAGAAGAGCATTCCGGTGTGGGTGCTGAACTCCCGCAACGCGGAGAACGAAGGCACCAAGATTACGGCGATGGCGCCGCCCTGCGCGAGTCCGTTCAAGAGCATCGCGGCCAAGAAGCGGCTGACGATCATCGACGTGGTGGCAAGCCGGATGCTGATGTCGCACGGCTATCTGAAGGCCGTCTTCGATGTCTTCGACAAGTATCAGTGCGCGATCGACATGGTCTCGACCAGCGAAGTGAGTATCTCTCTGACGGTCGATTCGAACCAGCGGCTGCCGGAGATCTGCGCGGAGCTGTCAAAGATCGCCGACGTGAAGCTTGAAGGCAACAAGGCGCTGATCTGCATGGTAGGCGAGGACATTCGCGGCCACAACGGCATCGCGGGCCGGGTCTTCTCCGCAGTGAGCCACGTAAATGTCAGGATGATCTCGCAGGGCGCGAGCGAGATCAACATGAGCTTCATGATCGACGAAGAAGATGTTGAGGAGGCGATCAAATCGCTTCATCAGGTTTTCTTCACCACAGTCGATGAGACAGTGTTCGACGTTGCAGCGCGGAGCGCGGTCGTCCCGATATAG
- a CDS encoding lytic transglycosylase domain-containing protein → MSVKFSATKMGLAVMVAATSLPCVARAAEHVTLRNGFEMDCARREIVAGGRMRLFLMPTSAVAIAADSSYIDVASDAVVRSETIPDPVFAAEPVSKSGVKQTSKASAEPTKAEMHTMLASAGSQHNIDEDLLAAVVKAESGGKTYAVSRTGARGLMQLMPGTASAMGVDDAFRPEQNIAGGTAYLDRLLVRYHDDATLALAAYNAGPGAVDKYHGVPPYRETRAYVARVIGEFNRRKLAARAAASQVAGLR, encoded by the coding sequence GTGAGCGTGAAGTTCTCCGCGACAAAGATGGGTTTGGCCGTGATGGTAGCGGCGACTTCCCTGCCCTGCGTAGCTAGGGCGGCGGAGCATGTAACGCTGCGGAACGGCTTCGAGATGGACTGCGCGCGGCGCGAGATCGTCGCGGGCGGTCGCATGAGGCTGTTCCTGATGCCGACCTCGGCGGTTGCTATCGCGGCGGATTCGAGCTACATCGACGTCGCTTCGGATGCGGTAGTTCGATCTGAGACGATTCCCGATCCCGTATTTGCGGCAGAGCCGGTCAGCAAGTCTGGAGTGAAGCAAACCAGTAAGGCTTCCGCTGAGCCAACGAAGGCCGAGATGCACACAATGCTGGCGAGCGCGGGCAGTCAGCACAATATCGACGAGGACCTGCTGGCCGCAGTCGTGAAGGCGGAAAGCGGCGGAAAGACCTACGCAGTTTCGCGGACGGGCGCGCGCGGGTTGATGCAGTTGATGCCGGGAACGGCGAGCGCGATGGGCGTGGATGACGCGTTCCGTCCGGAGCAGAATATTGCGGGTGGCACGGCGTATCTGGACCGGCTGCTGGTGCGATATCACGATGATGCGACGCTGGCGTTGGCCGCTTATAACGCTGGGCCGGGGGCGGTGGACAAGTACCACGGAGTTCCGCCGTATCGTGAGACGCGCGCGTACGTGGCTCGGGTGATTGGCGAGTTCAATCGCAGGAAGCTGGCTGCGCGAGCGGCCGCATCTCAGGTAGCAGGACTTCGATAG